Proteins encoded within one genomic window of Natator depressus isolate rNatDep1 chromosome 1, rNatDep2.hap1, whole genome shotgun sequence:
- the LOC141984102 gene encoding OX-2 membrane glycoprotein-like — MIFTCIFFSWVWAIAAGSLQVVHRKVQTSKTGENVTFQCQLVMDHEVLQVTWQKASGEGKGNIATYSRINGHRILGNYSSRVNFTQSELTVSAITVRAVTLQDEGCYKCIFNTFPMGSITGRTCLKVYAISEPILEAKLVSSPDNGEEEVLEISCSVTGKPAPMISWNLSHHLQQEPGQYLINHSDQTVTVISNFTHVPSRIHWENPAGCVIQHPLLNVTLTLSKDGQVQGQSATVDAVTIYVLVALIPLGLLCICFCILCIRWKRQHQMDRNKAHLCWVLPICTKDMRHGQCTKNDKQGPDKLPPFRELLDR; from the exons ATGATATTCACATGCATTTTCTTCTCTTGGGTCTGGGCGATAGCAGCAG GCTCACTGCAGGTAGTTCATAGGAAGGTCCAAACGTCCAAGACTGGAGAAAATGTTACTTTCCAATGCCAGCTTGTCATGGATCATGAAGTGCTGCAAGTCACCTGGCAGAAGGCGAGTGGAGAGGGCAAAGGCAACATAGCAACCTACAGCAGGATTAACGGACACAGAATCCTGGGTAACTATAGCAGCCGTGTGAACTTCACCCAGAGTGAGCTGACAGTCTCTGCCATTACTGTTCGTGCTGTCACCCTGCAGGACGAAGGCTGTTACAAATGTATCTTCAACACATTTCCCATGGGATCCATCACTGGCAGGACATGCCTCAAGGTTTATG CAATATCAGAGCCCATACTGGAGGCCAAGCTCGTGTCCAGTCCAGACAATGGTGAGGAGGAGGTGCTGGAAATAAGCTGCTCAGTAACAGGGAAACCAGCTCCAATGATCAGCTGGAACCTGTCCCATCACCTTCAGCAGGAGCCAGGACAGTATCTCATCAATCACTCAGACCAGACTGTGACTGTTATCAGCAATTTCACACATGTCCCCTCCAGGATTCACTGGGAGAACCCAGCTGGCTGTGTGATCCAACATCCGCTCTTAAACGTGACGCTGACTCTGTCCAAGGATGGGCAGGTGCAGG GCCAATCAGCAACAGTCGATGCTGTAACAATCTACGTATTGGTTGCTTTGATTCCCTTGGGGCTCTTGTGCATCTGCTTCTGCATCTTGTGCATCCGCTGGAAGCGACAACACCAAATGGATAGAAACAAAGCTCATCTCTGTTGG GTTCTTCCCATATGCACCAAGGACATGAGGCATGGACAGTGcactaaaaatgataaacaaggcCCTGACAAGCTTCCTCCCTTTAGAGAACTCTTGGACAGATGA